In Capsicum annuum cultivar UCD-10X-F1 chromosome 7, UCD10Xv1.1, whole genome shotgun sequence, one genomic interval encodes:
- the LOC107877840 gene encoding uncharacterized protein LOC107877840 isoform X1 — protein MGYSEVTKGYVLYNMLTNTFFISRDVSFREDTFPFHSSTPTAPPFVDVSIDFFENVLLDIPELVADPSHLLPKKSAPDSTVESSAAFIDAVIPVVPPIAQPFPSWHSTTCKKKPTWMTDYVTNHAAESFSYPLSHSLSHDGLSSHYQSYLLAFSCVAEPQSYQDACSDPKWIAAMQEEIQVLEANKTWILVPLPPKAPWVLVRKHCNLFQAKLDHSRLWNCSSSSRKSSRLAQDMASMHKKNKVHF, from the exons ATGGGATATTCAGAGGTCACAAAAGGTTATGTGCTTTATAATATGCTCACAAATACTTTCTTTATCTCAAGAGATGTGTCATTTAGAGAAGACACCTTTCCATTCCATTCTTCTACCCCCACTGCACCACCTTTTGTTGATGTATCTATCGATTTTTTTGAGAATGTCCTTCTCGATATCCCTGAACTTGTTGCCGATCCATCTCATTTATTGCCCAAGAAGTCTGCTCCTGACTCCACTGTTGAGTCGTCCGCTGCTTTTATTGATGCAGTCATTCCAGTAGTACCACCTATTGCTCAACCTTTCCCTTCTTGGCACTCCACCACGTGTAAGAAAAAGCCAACTTGGATGACTGATTATGTTACTAATCATGCTGCAGAATCCTTTTCCtatcctctttctcactcttTAAGTCATGATGGATTGTCTTCTCATTATCAATCTTACTTATTGGCTTTCTCTTGTGTTGCTGAACCTCAATCGTACCAAGATGCTTGCTCAGATCCTAAATGGATCGCAGCTATGCAGGAAGAAATTCAAGTACTTGAAGCAAATAAGACCTGGATTTTAGTTCCTCTTCCACCTA AGGCTCCTTGGGTTTTGGTGAGGAAGCACTGCAATCTCTTCCAGGCAAAATTAGATCATAG TAGGTTATGGAACTGCAGTTCTTCCAGTAGAAAGTCGAGTAGACTTGCCCAAGACATGGCTtccatgcataagaaaaataaagtccaTTTCTGA
- the LOC107877840 gene encoding uncharacterized protein LOC107877840 isoform X3: MGYSEVTKGYVLYNMLTNTFFISRDVSFREDTFPFHSSTPTAPPFVDVSIDFFENVLLDIPELVADPSHLLPKKSAPDSTVESSAAFIDAVIPVVPPIAQPFPSWHSTTCKKKPTWMTDYVTNHAAESFSYPLSHSLSHDGLSSHYQSYLLAFSCVAEPQSYQDACSDPKWIAAMQEEIQVLEANKTWILVPLPPND; this comes from the exons ATGGGATATTCAGAGGTCACAAAAGGTTATGTGCTTTATAATATGCTCACAAATACTTTCTTTATCTCAAGAGATGTGTCATTTAGAGAAGACACCTTTCCATTCCATTCTTCTACCCCCACTGCACCACCTTTTGTTGATGTATCTATCGATTTTTTTGAGAATGTCCTTCTCGATATCCCTGAACTTGTTGCCGATCCATCTCATTTATTGCCCAAGAAGTCTGCTCCTGACTCCACTGTTGAGTCGTCCGCTGCTTTTATTGATGCAGTCATTCCAGTAGTACCACCTATTGCTCAACCTTTCCCTTCTTGGCACTCCACCACGTGTAAGAAAAAGCCAACTTGGATGACTGATTATGTTACTAATCATGCTGCAGAATCCTTTTCCtatcctctttctcactcttTAAGTCATGATGGATTGTCTTCTCATTATCAATCTTACTTATTGGCTTTCTCTTGTGTTGCTGAACCTCAATCGTACCAAGATGCTTGCTCAGATCCTAAATGGATCGCAGCTATGCAGGAAGAAATTCAAGTACTTGAAGCAAATAAGACCTGGATTTTAGTTCCTCTTCCACCTA ATGACTAA
- the LOC107877840 gene encoding uncharacterized protein LOC107877840 isoform X2 yields MGYSEVTKGYVLYNMLTNTFFISRDVSFREDTFPFHSSTPTAPPFVDVSIDFFENVLLDIPELVADPSHLLPKKSAPDSTVESSAAFIDAVIPVVPPIAQPFPSWHSTTCKKKPTWMTDYVTNHAAESFSYPLSHSLSHDGLSSHYQSYLLAFSCVAEPQSYQDACSDPKWIAAMQEEIQVLEANKTWILVPLPPKAPWVLVRKHCNLFQAKLDHRKINHSLVTGLQ; encoded by the exons ATGGGATATTCAGAGGTCACAAAAGGTTATGTGCTTTATAATATGCTCACAAATACTTTCTTTATCTCAAGAGATGTGTCATTTAGAGAAGACACCTTTCCATTCCATTCTTCTACCCCCACTGCACCACCTTTTGTTGATGTATCTATCGATTTTTTTGAGAATGTCCTTCTCGATATCCCTGAACTTGTTGCCGATCCATCTCATTTATTGCCCAAGAAGTCTGCTCCTGACTCCACTGTTGAGTCGTCCGCTGCTTTTATTGATGCAGTCATTCCAGTAGTACCACCTATTGCTCAACCTTTCCCTTCTTGGCACTCCACCACGTGTAAGAAAAAGCCAACTTGGATGACTGATTATGTTACTAATCATGCTGCAGAATCCTTTTCCtatcctctttctcactcttTAAGTCATGATGGATTGTCTTCTCATTATCAATCTTACTTATTGGCTTTCTCTTGTGTTGCTGAACCTCAATCGTACCAAGATGCTTGCTCAGATCCTAAATGGATCGCAGCTATGCAGGAAGAAATTCAAGTACTTGAAGCAAATAAGACCTGGATTTTAGTTCCTCTTCCACCTA AGGCTCCTTGGGTTTTGGTGAGGAAGCACTGCAATCTCTTCCAGGCAAAATTAGATCATAG GAAAATAAATCATTCGTTGGTGACGGGATTGCAGTAG